The following proteins come from a genomic window of Fimbriimonadia bacterium:
- a CDS encoding PEP-CTERM sorting domain-containing protein (PEP-CTERM proteins occur, often in large numbers, in the proteomes of bacteria that also encode an exosortase, a predicted intramembrane cysteine proteinase. The presence of a PEP-CTERM domain at a protein's C-terminus predicts cleavage within the sorting domain, followed by covalent anchoring to some some component of the (usually Gram-negative) cell surface. Many PEP-CTERM proteins exhibit an unusual sequence composition that includes large numbers of potential glycosylation sites. Expression of one such protein has been shown restore the ability of a bacterium to form floc, a type of biofilm.) encodes MRTATLAVTFAAGALCLTLPAAANTYAGSDWILEYNLNGQIELSATLIDFASGNQTESVTALDIPGGANFGIALPLPLAIDMYEVDWNGNAILGDVGDRLLRVYGDDPGELPVVIDGAYLAWMNPVLADYDLEITLARISTTIMAMNGPRVYDLRDGKGFVLEGFAWAKPGTGREDGTLAASSKFILTRPVPEPSALAGLAIGLTTLLSLRARRRA; translated from the coding sequence ATGAGAACAGCAACACTTGCCGTAACGTTCGCCGCCGGGGCCTTGTGTCTAACCCTGCCCGCTGCAGCGAACACCTACGCAGGCAGCGACTGGATACTGGAGTACAACCTGAACGGGCAGATCGAGCTTTCTGCCACGCTTATCGACTTCGCGAGTGGAAACCAGACGGAATCCGTGACCGCTCTGGACATCCCCGGGGGCGCCAACTTCGGGATCGCCTTGCCCTTGCCGCTCGCAATCGACATGTACGAGGTGGACTGGAACGGCAACGCCATCCTAGGGGACGTCGGGGACCGATTGCTGCGCGTGTACGGAGATGACCCGGGCGAGCTGCCGGTCGTGATCGACGGCGCCTACTTGGCCTGGATGAACCCGGTGCTGGCCGACTACGATCTCGAGATCACGCTCGCGCGCATCTCTACGACCATCATGGCCATGAACGGCCCCCGCGTATACGACCTGCGCGACGGAAAGGGCTTCGTTCTCGAGGGCTTCGCCTGGGCCAAGCCCGGCACAGGACGAGAGGACGGTACCCTCGCAGCATCGTCCAAGTTCATCCTGACCCGACCAGTGCCTGAGCCGAGCGCGCTGGCGGGCCTTGCCATCGGACTTACGACCCTCCTGAGTCTGCGAGCACGCCGCAGGGCGTGA
- a CDS encoding DUF4395 domain-containing protein produces MALSPTLKQRLEMQGFTGLDEATLCSLEPAARLTPLLCSASALITGLTGSAYVAWVFAALGILGAIFPRHAFDLLYNHMLRPIFRGPVLPPNGGGRRLACGMGGLMLAGAGWAFWAGATVVGYVLCGIMVVMAAIAGLTHFCLAALIYRALFGRRATAR; encoded by the coding sequence ATGGCGCTATCGCCCACGTTGAAGCAGCGACTGGAAATGCAAGGGTTCACGGGGTTGGACGAAGCCACATTGTGCAGTTTGGAGCCTGCAGCCAGGTTGACGCCGCTGCTATGCTCGGCCTCCGCGCTGATCACCGGCCTGACCGGTTCGGCCTACGTCGCCTGGGTGTTCGCCGCTCTCGGAATCTTGGGGGCCATCTTCCCTCGCCACGCTTTCGACCTGCTATACAACCACATGCTCCGGCCTATCTTCCGAGGACCGGTGTTGCCGCCGAACGGTGGGGGCAGGCGGTTGGCCTGCGGCATGGGCGGGCTAATGCTGGCGGGCGCAGGTTGGGCCTTTTGGGCCGGCGCTACAGTAGTGGGCTACGTGCTGTGCGGCATCATGGTGGTGATGGCAGCGATAGCCGGTCTAACCCACTTCTGCCTTGCCGCGCTGATTTACCGCGCGCTGTTCGGTCGGCGCGCCACAGCAAGGTAA
- a CDS encoding DUF4350 domain-containing protein yields the protein MRLVGRLVAAIVIAAILLTMFGGVSILSRRQRDPGSRSTYSTGPGGLAALYRLVGAMGYEVSRSRTPLDSVKEPPRILVLAEGGIAPGRRHPGGLGGGSAGWERALGLARAGSTLVLLGAADLPGIEEQIGLSRASAPSRARSVHPAMGDVRVVTVHALRPRGNDWVVLMANGTEPVGLARAYGKGWLVAFADAAPFTNEQLGEADHAEAAIRLIGIAARGARSVAFEETIHGAVDDQSGSLWGRIGRPGRTLVYHALLLFGVLAVAQGSRLGYPASRRRQQPPLGDYVVALARLYGEAGLAGPALQAIRQDALRRAGRLLRLPPSASEETILQAMPEKAKQVFEAQVGSPYERLSATEAVRRCREMDAAVNSLRAPETS from the coding sequence ATGAGGCTCGTCGGGCGACTCGTAGCGGCCATTGTGATTGCAGCCATTCTCCTTACCATGTTCGGGGGTGTCTCCATCCTATCACGGCGGCAGCGGGACCCGGGCTCCCGCTCCACCTATTCGACAGGCCCGGGCGGTCTGGCGGCCCTGTACCGCTTGGTGGGAGCGATGGGTTATGAGGTGTCGCGTTCGCGCACACCACTCGACAGTGTCAAAGAGCCGCCTCGGATCCTCGTCCTCGCAGAAGGCGGCATCGCCCCCGGCAGACGGCATCCTGGGGGACTAGGCGGGGGCAGTGCCGGCTGGGAGCGCGCCCTAGGCCTTGCGCGAGCCGGTTCGACCCTGGTACTGCTTGGGGCAGCAGATCTGCCTGGTATCGAGGAACAGATTGGACTGTCCCGAGCCTCAGCGCCGAGTCGCGCGCGCTCGGTCCATCCTGCGATGGGGGACGTGCGTGTTGTCACCGTTCATGCTCTGCGCCCGAGAGGCAACGATTGGGTGGTCCTTATGGCGAACGGCACCGAGCCAGTCGGTTTGGCTCGGGCATATGGCAAGGGGTGGCTGGTTGCTTTCGCTGACGCAGCGCCTTTTACGAACGAGCAACTGGGTGAAGCCGATCACGCAGAGGCCGCCATCCGGCTGATCGGGATTGCCGCACGGGGGGCTCGCTCGGTGGCCTTCGAGGAAACGATCCACGGCGCGGTGGATGACCAGTCGGGTAGCCTGTGGGGACGCATAGGCCGCCCGGGTCGCACGCTCGTCTACCACGCTCTGCTGCTGTTCGGCGTTCTAGCGGTAGCGCAAGGTTCCCGTCTGGGCTACCCTGCTTCTCGGAGGCGCCAGCAGCCTCCTCTCGGGGACTACGTTGTTGCCTTAGCGCGCCTCTATGGGGAGGCCGGTCTTGCAGGCCCCGCGCTGCAGGCGATTCGGCAGGATGCGTTGCGTCGGGCGGGGCGTCTCCTAAGATTGCCTCCGTCCGCTTCAGAGGAGACTATCCTCCAGGCCATGCCCGAGAAGGCTAAACAAGTCTTCGAAGCACAGGTTGGATCGCCATACGAGAGGCTCTCCGCTACGGAGGCGGTCAGACGTTGCCGAGAGATGGACGCAGCGGTGAACTCGCTCCGTGCTCCGGAAACGTCCTAG
- a CDS encoding DUF4129 domain-containing protein: protein MWSCWRRTFGASLLLLSSCCSLLADNGALLQRAEKALTRGSQSEQAAVAAELDRAGYRNFALQVAVRGGKTERQEALRSLKSLQQLERLEKPPIPAGVSEQARRILQDPVFAPPSSRQTLGEWLLDRINAFLRWLTRLTADLAPSAAALDNVLTWVGFIAAGIAVAMAVTVVVLRRRGIHSTSIRRRSDEGDHEYTQASSREWLRLSDESAALGNLNSALRYLLLAALARLDEAGIIRHEPGLTNGEYVRRARSRDAARFARLVPLVLAYEGAWYGAGHVTAEQVKAVREHFGSVDAACAEIAR, encoded by the coding sequence ATGTGGAGCTGCTGGCGAAGAACCTTCGGCGCGAGCCTACTTCTTCTGAGTTCCTGCTGTAGCCTCTTAGCCGACAACGGCGCACTGCTGCAAAGGGCGGAGAAGGCGCTTACTCGTGGCAGCCAGTCCGAACAGGCGGCGGTAGCTGCGGAATTGGACCGAGCCGGCTACCGAAACTTCGCCCTGCAAGTGGCAGTTAGGGGCGGCAAGACAGAGCGCCAAGAAGCCCTAAGGTCGCTAAAGAGCCTGCAACAACTCGAGAGGCTGGAAAAGCCCCCCATCCCTGCCGGCGTGTCGGAGCAGGCCCGTCGCATCCTGCAAGATCCCGTCTTCGCGCCACCATCGAGCCGCCAGACACTCGGCGAGTGGCTATTAGACCGCATCAACGCGTTCCTGCGATGGCTAACGCGCCTGACCGCGGACCTGGCACCCAGTGCGGCGGCCCTCGACAACGTGCTGACGTGGGTGGGCTTCATCGCAGCCGGGATAGCCGTTGCAATGGCGGTGACCGTGGTGGTGCTGCGGCGTCGTGGGATCCACAGCACTTCGATCAGACGTCGCAGCGATGAGGGTGACCACGAGTATACACAGGCGAGCTCCAGGGAGTGGCTTCGGCTCTCGGACGAATCGGCGGCACTCGGGAACCTGAATAGCGCGTTGCGATATCTGCTGCTTGCGGCGTTGGCCAGGCTCGACGAGGCGGGCATCATCCGACACGAGCCAGGCTTGACCAACGGGGAGTACGTGCGCCGTGCCCGCAGCCGGGACGCAGCACGCTTTGCTCGCCTCGTGCCGCTAGTACTGGCCTACGAAGGGGCTTGGTACGGCGCCGGCCACGTGACGGCAGAGCAGGTGAAGGCGGTTAGAGAACACTTCGGGAGTGTCGATGCAGCCTGCGCGGAGATCGCTCGATGA
- a CDS encoding acyl-CoA dehydrogenase family protein: MLLQLNEREMEFLARVKEFVEREVRPNHRAWEAQGGWPDSLWPILTEIGLLTMVVPQELGGSGVSCGCYAEAVREVSKGDGALGMNVAALNALCAGHLVRFTTPEQQALYLPKIVSGEWRMGWALTEPTAGSDARGVRTTAVPAPEDVYGPDRWYLTGEKMFITNAARAQLVVVIARVSENDMGAFLVETGQPGYRNEPRIETTGVKASYTTRFRLDNAIGWRTPGSFSESIGLLQRGRIGIAAMALGIAEAALEAAIPYSKEREQFGRPLAQNQAIQWMLADSATEIEAARLLIHKAARIYDEGGEVHLAASQAKLFATEAASRVTHRMLQIFGGRGYTTEYDVEKYWRDARLCEIGEGSSEVQRIIISRELLR; encoded by the coding sequence ATGTTGCTGCAACTGAACGAGCGTGAGATGGAGTTCCTGGCTCGGGTGAAGGAGTTCGTCGAGAGGGAAGTGCGCCCCAATCACCGTGCCTGGGAAGCCCAGGGCGGCTGGCCGGACAGTCTCTGGCCTATCCTTACGGAGATCGGCCTTCTCACTATGGTTGTCCCGCAAGAACTCGGAGGTAGCGGGGTTAGTTGCGGCTGCTATGCCGAGGCGGTGCGTGAGGTGTCTAAGGGGGACGGGGCGCTGGGGATGAACGTCGCCGCCCTGAACGCCCTCTGCGCGGGGCATCTCGTCCGGTTCACTACCCCTGAGCAGCAGGCGCTCTATTTGCCCAAGATCGTCAGTGGCGAGTGGCGGATGGGTTGGGCACTAACCGAGCCGACGGCGGGCAGCGACGCGCGCGGCGTGCGCACCACCGCAGTTCCCGCACCCGAGGACGTATACGGCCCGGACCGCTGGTACCTCACCGGCGAGAAGATGTTCATCACCAACGCAGCGCGGGCGCAGTTGGTAGTAGTGATAGCTCGCGTCTCGGAGAACGATATGGGGGCATTTCTCGTGGAGACCGGCCAACCCGGCTACCGAAATGAGCCGCGGATCGAGACCACGGGCGTGAAGGCCAGCTACACCACGCGCTTCCGTCTGGACAATGCCATCGGGTGGCGCACGCCCGGTAGCTTCTCGGAATCGATCGGGCTATTGCAGAGGGGGCGCATCGGGATCGCTGCGATGGCGTTAGGTATCGCTGAGGCAGCACTCGAGGCGGCGATTCCCTACTCGAAGGAGCGAGAGCAGTTCGGACGGCCTCTTGCACAGAACCAAGCGATCCAGTGGATGCTGGCCGACTCGGCTACGGAGATCGAAGCTGCTAGGCTGCTGATCCACAAGGCGGCGCGAATCTACGACGAGGGCGGCGAGGTGCATCTCGCTGCGTCCCAGGCCAAGCTCTTCGCCACGGAAGCGGCCTCTCGGGTGACGCACCGAATGTTGCAGATCTTCGGTGGGCGTGGATACACTACCGAGTACGATGTGGAGAAGTATTGGCGAGACGCGCGACTCTGCGAGATCGGTGAAGGCTCGTCCGAGGTACAGCGGATCATCATCTCCCGCGAGCTGCTGCGCTAA
- a CDS encoding 1-acyl-sn-glycerol-3-phosphate acyltransferase codes for MGRVLYCIGRSAFRGLFAAAGGLEWVHEERVPKTGSLIVAPNHLSFADPPAVGSATHRPLCFMAKKQLFVPVVGRVLKMVWAFPVDRGSADLAAIRKAQALLRAGEAVLVFPEGTRGNGRSLGEPNQGVALLAKLASAPVIPVAVVGSDRFLPRGAKLPRRAKISIVWGEPFTYASVAEGLDEKEARRRFALTLMERIRDLAAERGLVLDIPWANLHPAVGER; via the coding sequence GTGGGACGCGTACTCTATTGCATCGGTCGCTCCGCCTTCCGGGGCCTCTTCGCAGCGGCCGGCGGACTGGAGTGGGTGCACGAAGAGCGTGTGCCGAAAACGGGTTCGCTGATCGTCGCACCGAACCATCTGAGCTTCGCCGACCCGCCGGCGGTCGGGAGCGCGACGCACCGACCCCTGTGCTTCATGGCCAAGAAGCAGTTGTTCGTGCCCGTAGTGGGTCGGGTCCTGAAGATGGTGTGGGCGTTCCCGGTGGATCGAGGCTCGGCAGACTTGGCGGCGATCCGCAAGGCTCAAGCCTTACTGCGCGCCGGCGAGGCGGTGCTGGTGTTCCCAGAAGGCACGCGCGGCAACGGCAGGTCGCTCGGCGAACCGAACCAAGGGGTCGCGCTGCTTGCTAAGCTTGCCTCGGCCCCAGTGATCCCTGTGGCAGTGGTGGGGTCCGACCGGTTCCTACCCAGGGGCGCGAAGCTGCCCAGACGCGCGAAGATTAGTATCGTGTGGGGTGAGCCGTTCACCTACGCTTCGGTGGCAGAGGGTCTCGACGAAAAGGAGGCCCGTCGACGCTTTGCACTCACCCTGATGGAGCGAATCCGGGACTTGGCAGCGGAGCGGGGACTGGTGTTGGACATTCCATGGGCCAACCTCCATCCGGCTGTAGGAGAGCGGTAA
- a CDS encoding (d)CMP kinase: MKRDGLVIAIDGPSGAGKSTVAKALAERLGLHYLDTGAMYRALALTATRAGLTDAPADALGDLAASLQIVFEGPPTAQRVICQGRDVTEEIRTPETGDLASALSVHSTVRRAMVTAQQRIIESGGWTLEGRDTTTVVAPDADLKVYLDASPEVRARRRYEELTARGIETTVAEVLAQQRERDCRDSTREDSPLRRAPDAIIVDSSDLSVEQVVDRIVSRLEE; this comes from the coding sequence GTGAAGCGTGATGGTCTGGTCATTGCGATTGACGGACCCTCGGGGGCAGGGAAGAGCACGGTTGCAAAGGCGCTAGCCGAGCGCCTCGGTCTCCACTATCTGGATACCGGCGCGATGTATCGGGCACTTGCCCTGACAGCAACTCGAGCAGGGCTTACCGACGCACCCGCCGATGCACTCGGCGACTTGGCGGCCAGCCTTCAGATCGTCTTCGAAGGTCCCCCGACCGCCCAGCGGGTCATCTGCCAAGGACGCGACGTTACCGAGGAGATACGAACCCCCGAGACCGGCGATCTGGCTTCCGCATTGTCCGTTCATTCGACTGTCCGGCGAGCGATGGTCACGGCGCAGCAGCGCATCATCGAGTCGGGCGGGTGGACTTTGGAAGGACGCGACACCACCACCGTCGTCGCGCCCGATGCAGACCTCAAGGTCTACTTGGATGCTTCGCCCGAGGTACGTGCCCGTCGTCGCTACGAGGAGCTGACCGCGAGAGGCATCGAGACCACTGTTGCCGAGGTTCTGGCGCAACAGAGGGAGCGTGACTGTCGGGACAGCACGAGGGAAGACTCGCCCTTGCGGCGCGCGCCGGATGCCATCATCGTGGACTCCAGCGATCTGAGCGTCGAGCAGGTGGTGGATCGCATCGTCTCTCGGCTGGAGGAGTAG
- the aroA gene encoding 3-phosphoshikimate 1-carboxyvinyltransferase, with the protein MSRAWRVRGGRPLVGRVISPPDKSISHRALILGALAEGTTTIRGMLEGEDCLATVRIVRQLGVSVERLGPGEWSVTGGSLKESDDVLNAGNSGTTMRLMAGVLAGCPFLSVLTGDDSLRRRPMARIVEPLRKMGADVDAREDGRLAPLTIRGGGLHGIRYESPIASAQVKSCVLLAGLQAEGETVVTEPSLSRDHTERMLVAFGADVERSDLSVAVRGGTRLRATDVEVSGDVSSAAFPLVAGLIVPGSSVEVLGVGDNPTRTGLLDLLIGAGAHLHITRRREQAGEPVADMTAEHSPLSGLSAAGDLVVRMVDEVPAFAVAATQADGYTELSGASELRHKESDRLATITAELRKMGADIRDTHDGLLVHGPTQLHGAVVCSHGDHRIAMSLAVAGLAAKGETVVEDVECVDTSFPGFVEMMHSLGADIREA; encoded by the coding sequence ATGAGCCGGGCCTGGCGTGTGAGGGGCGGACGCCCGCTTGTCGGGCGTGTGATCAGCCCTCCGGACAAGAGCATCTCGCATCGCGCTCTCATCCTGGGTGCACTGGCTGAGGGGACCACGACGATTCGGGGCATGCTGGAAGGTGAAGACTGCCTGGCGACAGTGAGAATCGTCCGGCAATTAGGTGTCTCGGTGGAGCGACTCGGACCTGGCGAGTGGTCCGTGACCGGGGGCTCGCTCAAAGAGTCCGACGATGTGCTGAACGCCGGAAACTCCGGTACGACGATGCGCCTAATGGCAGGAGTGCTTGCCGGGTGCCCTTTCCTCTCCGTACTCACGGGCGACGACTCGCTACGTCGAAGACCGATGGCGCGGATCGTCGAGCCGCTGCGAAAGATGGGGGCCGATGTAGATGCGCGAGAGGATGGTCGCCTGGCTCCGCTCACAATCCGGGGCGGTGGGCTGCACGGCATTCGGTACGAGAGCCCCATTGCGAGCGCCCAGGTGAAGAGCTGTGTACTGCTCGCGGGCTTGCAGGCCGAGGGCGAGACTGTCGTCACAGAGCCATCGCTGAGCAGGGACCACACCGAACGAATGCTAGTTGCGTTCGGTGCCGATGTCGAGCGATCGGACCTGAGTGTTGCTGTGCGCGGTGGAACTAGGCTGAGAGCGACGGACGTCGAGGTGTCCGGCGATGTGTCCTCAGCAGCTTTTCCACTGGTAGCAGGTCTGATCGTGCCGGGGTCTTCGGTGGAAGTGCTCGGCGTCGGTGACAACCCGACGCGAACGGGTCTGCTGGATCTCCTGATCGGCGCAGGCGCTCACTTGCACATAACGAGGCGACGGGAGCAGGCGGGAGAACCGGTTGCCGACATGACAGCCGAGCATTCGCCCTTGTCAGGCCTCTCCGCCGCGGGTGATCTGGTGGTGCGCATGGTGGACGAGGTGCCTGCCTTCGCGGTCGCCGCGACACAAGCTGACGGGTACACAGAGCTGTCGGGCGCGTCCGAGCTGCGGCACAAAGAGAGCGATCGGCTGGCGACGATCACCGCGGAGCTGCGCAAGATGGGTGCCGACATTCGCGACACACACGACGGGCTGCTGGTGCACGGGCCGACGCAACTGCATGGAGCCGTGGTGTGTAGCCACGGCGATCACCGCATTGCGATGAGCCTCGCGGTCGCTGGGCTCGCGGCGAAGGGGGAAACCGTCGTAGAGGACGTGGAGTGCGTGGACACCAGCTTTCCAGGGTTCGTCGAGATGATGCATTCGCTCGGAGCCGACATCCGTGAAGCGTGA
- a CDS encoding prephenate dehydrogenase/arogenate dehydrogenase family protein encodes MRRRSFGRVGIVGLGLVGSSLGLALRKHGVCKEVFGFDTDPEARDIALQAGAVEQTYEALNHLGAADILVLAVPPPAVVPCLVEADVFARDGCIVTDTVSVKAGIVSWTKTYPLRFRPRFVGGHPMAGRANSGPSHATADLFDGATWVLTPTADTDNAALQTVKGLVESIGSKPLLLSPEEHDRHAAVLSHLPHVLASTLMRMSAMLTHPQMAGPSWADLTRVAASSPELWQSIIASNRDEVVSTLYDLEYYLREMRDFIQAHDDQKVLELLSESKRLKDEASR; translated from the coding sequence ATGCGGCGTAGAAGCTTTGGCCGGGTTGGCATCGTCGGGCTCGGCCTCGTTGGGTCGAGCCTGGGCCTTGCCCTTAGGAAACACGGCGTATGCAAAGAGGTGTTCGGCTTCGATACCGACCCCGAAGCGCGCGACATCGCATTGCAGGCCGGCGCGGTCGAACAGACCTACGAAGCCCTGAACCACCTGGGTGCCGCGGACATCCTCGTGCTCGCCGTTCCGCCGCCAGCCGTCGTGCCCTGTCTCGTGGAGGCGGACGTGTTTGCCCGCGATGGGTGCATCGTGACGGACACCGTGAGCGTGAAGGCCGGAATCGTCTCGTGGACTAAGACCTATCCATTGCGATTTCGTCCTCGATTCGTCGGAGGTCACCCGATGGCGGGAAGGGCGAACTCCGGACCCAGCCACGCGACCGCGGACCTCTTCGACGGTGCCACTTGGGTGCTGACCCCGACTGCAGACACAGACAACGCGGCGTTGCAGACCGTCAAGGGCCTGGTGGAGTCCATCGGGAGCAAGCCGCTGCTGCTGTCCCCGGAAGAGCACGACCGTCATGCCGCCGTGCTTTCGCACCTACCCCACGTTCTCGCATCTACGCTGATGCGAATGAGTGCGATGCTGACCCATCCACAGATGGCAGGCCCTAGCTGGGCCGACCTTACCCGCGTCGCCGCTAGCTCCCCGGAATTGTGGCAGAGCATCATCGCCAGCAACCGCGACGAGGTGGTGTCTACGCTATACGACCTCGAATACTATCTGAGGGAGATGCGCGACTTCATTCAGGCGCACGACGACCAGAAGGTGCTAGAGCTGTTGAGCGAGTCGAAGCGACTGAAGGACGAGGCGAGTCGATGA
- the aroF gene encoding 3-deoxy-7-phosphoheptulonate synthase: MIVVVKPGTSDEELDRLLEFIQSQGYSTHLSRGVERTIVGIIGDEPLTLRDRLYGLPCVDEVVPILKPYKLVARAAKPAGTVFDVRGVTIGGPTITVMAGPCTVESEQMLLETARRVKAAGASILRGGAYKPSTSPYSFHGMGEDGLRILAAARDETGLPVITEVMDTRDVGLVAKYADILQVGTRNMANFSLLREIGRSRLPVMLKRGWASNIEEWLQAAEYLASGGDEHIILCERGIRTFEQATRNTFDINAIPVVKDLSHLPIVADPSHGTGRSGLVPAVALAAIAAGADGLMIEVHPEPTKALKDGAQSLTFEGFQALMAAAEKVAAAVGRQLGGHAA; the protein is encoded by the coding sequence ATGATCGTCGTCGTCAAGCCGGGCACGTCCGATGAGGAGCTGGACCGGCTACTTGAGTTCATCCAGAGCCAGGGCTATAGCACACACCTCTCGCGCGGAGTCGAGCGCACGATTGTAGGCATTATCGGTGACGAGCCTCTCACCCTGAGAGACAGACTCTACGGTCTGCCGTGTGTGGACGAAGTCGTTCCCATTTTGAAGCCCTACAAGCTGGTCGCTCGCGCAGCCAAGCCTGCGGGCACGGTGTTCGACGTTCGCGGAGTGACCATCGGTGGTCCGACGATCACGGTCATGGCCGGCCCCTGCACCGTGGAGAGCGAGCAGATGCTGCTCGAGACGGCGCGACGAGTGAAGGCCGCTGGGGCATCCATCTTGCGAGGTGGCGCGTACAAGCCGAGCACCTCGCCATACAGCTTCCACGGGATGGGAGAAGACGGTCTCCGCATTCTCGCCGCGGCACGCGATGAGACCGGTCTGCCTGTCATCACCGAAGTGATGGACACGCGGGACGTCGGACTGGTCGCTAAGTACGCGGACATCCTTCAGGTGGGCACGCGCAACATGGCGAACTTTAGTCTGCTGCGAGAGATCGGGCGCTCTCGGTTGCCGGTGATGCTGAAGCGCGGCTGGGCGTCGAACATCGAGGAGTGGCTGCAGGCCGCCGAGTACCTGGCAAGCGGGGGCGACGAGCACATCATCCTCTGCGAGCGCGGGATCCGCACCTTTGAGCAAGCCACTCGTAACACGTTCGACATCAATGCCATCCCGGTAGTCAAGGACCTGTCGCACCTCCCCATCGTCGCCGATCCCAGCCACGGGACCGGGCGTTCCGGGCTCGTGCCCGCCGTCGCGCTCGCGGCCATAGCTGCTGGGGCGGACGGGCTGATGATCGAAGTCCACCCCGAACCGACCAAGGCGCTGAAAGACGGAGCGCAGAGCCTAACCTTCGAGGGCTTTCAGGCGCTCATGGCGGCCGCCGAAAAGGTGGCAGCAGCCGTCGGACGCCAACTCGGAGGCCATGCGGCGTAG
- a CDS encoding zinc-ribbon domain-containing protein yields the protein MNCPKCGQDNQPGSRYCIHCGAALAAPAAATSQQPQVRERSAAAKAPGIPMGTKLALGVGALAVILVAGILIGKYGPWQAKAKTRATGVLQAEGSRPTTGLLQAEGSKPATGIAQAEGSPPPERKMMPEDIRKWLEHLERIEKQRVDMAKDQISSLMVAMTKLSVSGGADNLERIMAGEDPKAPHEDLSAQANTMRSEWNGLIQRFRSFPPPQRCRQLAETYDRALVATSLSLLTVTDALGKASSDLHGALSSVQRMQGESYQSVDVPAASSDNQLAEICREYDTDKWFVIHADIAGQIGSIGRGF from the coding sequence ATGAACTGCCCGAAGTGCGGACAAGACAATCAGCCCGGTTCGAGATACTGCATCCACTGTGGCGCGGCACTCGCCGCGCCGGCTGCAGCCACGAGCCAGCAGCCGCAGGTGCGAGAGCGTTCGGCTGCCGCAAAGGCACCCGGAATACCCATGGGAACTAAGCTGGCGCTGGGAGTCGGAGCGCTGGCCGTCATCCTCGTGGCAGGCATCCTTATCGGTAAGTACGGCCCCTGGCAAGCGAAGGCCAAAACCCGAGCAACCGGAGTGCTCCAGGCCGAGGGCAGTCGGCCCACAACCGGCCTGTTGCAAGCCGAAGGCTCCAAGCCGGCCACAGGCATCGCCCAAGCCGAGGGTTCCCCGCCACCAGAGCGCAAAATGATGCCGGAAGACATCCGCAAATGGCTGGAGCACCTGGAGCGCATCGAGAAGCAGCGGGTGGACATGGCCAAGGATCAAATTTCTTCCCTGATGGTCGCAATGACGAAGCTTTCCGTCTCGGGCGGCGCGGACAACCTAGAGCGGATCATGGCCGGCGAGGACCCCAAAGCCCCGCACGAGGATTTGTCGGCTCAGGCGAACACCATGCGCTCCGAGTGGAACGGGTTGATACAGAGGTTTCGATCATTCCCTCCGCCGCAGCGATGTCGGCAGCTCGCGGAGACCTACGATCGCGCGCTGGTCGCTACCTCGTTGTCTCTGCTCACTGTGACCGACGCCCTCGGCAAGGCGTCCAGCGATCTCCACGGCGCCCTCTCGTCTGTTCAGCGGATGCAGGGCGAGTCTTATCAAAGTGTGGACGTGCCGGCCGCGTCGTCCGACAACCAGCTTGCCGAGATATGCCGCGAATACGACACGGACAAGTGGTTCGTGATTCATGCGGACATCGCCGGGCAGATCGGGAGCATCGGTCGCGGATTCTGA